A genome region from Tolypothrix sp. PCC 7712 includes the following:
- a CDS encoding glycosyltransferase family 4 protein: MNQASPQQQSKMNLLLTLDHRFDRTPDGAVWTQTTFAHSFYQRYLAVFDHVRVIARIREVESVPSHWKRADGEGVAFAAVPYYIGPWQYLLIAEKVKEAIKNAFTPGDAVILRVSSQIASHLHSLLCRYDYPYAVEVIGDPYDVFAPGAVKNPLRPFFRWWFPRQLQKQCMKACAVAYVTESALQKRYPPAKEAFSTNYSSVELPDEAFVAVPRLPRQNQIQFTIITVGTMDQLYKAPDVLIDAVAVCLKLGLNLELVLVGDGQHRPELEARAAKLGIKECVYFCGELPAGDAVRAELDRVDLFVLPSHQEGLPRAMIEAMARGLPCIGSTVGGFPELLPDEDMVIPGNVLVLADKICEVIEDPNRMAQMSAQNLQKARNYREQLLQSRRNNLYQYLREKTENWMQVEGRSCLYKSQGSKVAETRLIASVLKSH, encoded by the coding sequence ATGAACCAGGCATCACCACAGCAGCAAAGTAAAATGAATCTGCTCCTCACCTTAGACCATCGTTTTGACCGCACTCCCGACGGAGCAGTTTGGACACAAACCACATTTGCCCATTCATTCTATCAACGTTATTTGGCAGTGTTTGACCATGTGCGGGTAATTGCTCGTATCCGCGAAGTTGAGTCAGTTCCATCTCACTGGAAACGGGCGGACGGCGAGGGCGTTGCTTTTGCTGCTGTACCCTATTACATAGGGCCTTGGCAGTATCTTTTGATAGCAGAGAAAGTCAAAGAGGCAATCAAAAATGCCTTTACCCCTGGTGATGCTGTAATTTTGCGTGTTTCCTCCCAAATCGCCAGCCATTTGCATTCGCTGTTATGCAGATATGATTATCCCTACGCTGTAGAAGTAATAGGCGATCCCTACGATGTGTTTGCGCCTGGTGCAGTCAAAAATCCTTTACGTCCTTTTTTCCGGTGGTGGTTTCCGCGTCAGTTGCAAAAACAGTGTATGAAAGCTTGTGCAGTAGCTTATGTGACTGAATCTGCTTTGCAAAAACGTTATCCCCCAGCCAAGGAAGCTTTCTCAACAAACTATTCCAGCGTCGAATTACCTGATGAGGCTTTTGTCGCTGTTCCCCGTCTCCCTCGCCAGAATCAAATTCAGTTCACTATCATTACTGTGGGCACAATGGATCAACTGTATAAAGCTCCAGATGTGCTAATTGATGCTGTTGCTGTATGTCTCAAACTGGGACTAAATCTAGAGCTAGTTTTAGTAGGAGATGGTCAACACCGACCAGAATTAGAAGCCAGAGCCGCCAAACTAGGTATAAAAGAATGCGTCTATTTTTGTGGTGAGTTACCAGCTGGGGATGCCGTACGCGCCGAGTTAGATAGAGTCGATTTATTTGTTTTACCATCCCATCAAGAAGGTTTACCAAGGGCAATGATTGAAGCTATGGCACGGGGTTTACCTTGCATCGGTTCTACAGTCGGCGGTTTTCCCGAACTTCTACCCGATGAAGATATGGTAATTCCGGGTAATGTGCTAGTGTTAGCAGACAAAATTTGCGAAGTCATAGAAGACCCAAACCGCATGGCTCAGATGTCCGCCCAGAACTTGCAGAAAGCCAGAAATTACAGAGAACAGTTATTGCAATCTAGAAGAAATAATTTATACCAATATCTGCGCGAAAAAACAGAGAATTGGATGCAAGTAGAGGGTAGAAGTTGTTTGTACAAGAGTCAAGGGTCAAAGGTTGCAGAGACGCGATTAATCGCGTCTGTACTCAAAAGCCATTAG
- a CDS encoding glycosyltransferase family 4 protein: protein MKLLIITTLPQTLRAFFLPFADYFRARGWRVDAMAYRVTNDVECLQTFDRVWDVDFARNPLNPRNLLIAPAQIRQVIAKEKYDIVHVHIAVPAFVTRYALKDVRKEGTPKIIYTSHGLNFYRGGESIQNAIFLALEKLAGRWTDYLVAINHEDEEAAKQYHIVPPERVRYMPGIGVDLQQYNVNAVASDGILQVRQEMGLTAETQLLLCIAEFIPRKRHQDLLRAFAEVARPNSCLALAGDGPLKAQMQQLAEELGISTQVRFLGFRRDIATLIGSAIATILVSEQEGLPRSIMESLCMQVPAIGSDIRGIRDLLENGCGLLVQLGDIAELANAIAYILDHPQEAKAMGKRGWEIMANYDLQHILQLHESLYAEALNQVNYPVYV, encoded by the coding sequence ATGAAACTGTTAATCATTACTACCCTTCCTCAAACCCTCCGCGCCTTTTTCTTACCCTTTGCTGACTACTTTCGTGCTAGGGGTTGGCGCGTAGATGCTATGGCATATAGGGTGACAAATGATGTTGAGTGTTTGCAAACTTTTGACCGCGTTTGGGATGTGGATTTTGCCCGCAATCCCCTGAATCCACGAAATCTTTTAATTGCTCCAGCGCAAATCCGTCAGGTAATAGCCAAGGAAAAATACGACATAGTTCACGTACATATAGCTGTACCTGCTTTTGTGACTCGCTATGCTCTAAAAGATGTCCGAAAGGAAGGAACACCCAAGATAATTTACACATCTCACGGTTTGAATTTTTACCGTGGAGGCGAATCTATACAAAACGCTATCTTTTTGGCGCTGGAAAAACTAGCTGGTCGCTGGACTGACTACCTCGTAGCGATCAATCACGAGGATGAAGAAGCAGCGAAGCAGTATCATATCGTACCTCCAGAGAGGGTGCGCTATATGCCGGGAATTGGGGTGGATTTGCAACAATACAATGTGAATGCAGTTGCATCAGATGGGATTTTGCAAGTACGGCAAGAAATGGGATTAACAGCAGAAACTCAGCTATTACTATGTATTGCCGAGTTTATCCCGCGCAAGCGTCATCAAGATTTATTAAGGGCTTTTGCTGAGGTTGCTAGACCGAATAGTTGCTTGGCTTTAGCTGGGGATGGGCCTTTAAAAGCACAGATGCAGCAGTTAGCAGAGGAACTGGGAATCTCTACCCAGGTGCGCTTTTTAGGTTTCCGACGGGATATTGCAACTTTAATTGGCAGTGCGATTGCTACTATACTCGTCTCCGAACAAGAAGGGCTACCCAGAAGTATTATGGAATCTTTGTGTATGCAAGTTCCGGCGATTGGTAGCGACATTCGCGGGATTCGCGATTTGCTAGAGAACGGTTGTGGTTTGTTGGTACAGTTGGGAGATATTGCAGAATTAGCAAATGCGATCGCCTATATATTAGACCATCCCCAAGAAGCCAAAGCTATGGGTAAACGCGGCTGGGAAATTATGGCTAATTACGATTTACAACACATTTTGCAACTGCATGAAAGTTTATATGCAGAGGCTTTAAATCAGGTGAATTATCCTGTTTATGTTTGA
- a CDS encoding sugar transferase, translated as MKNKFQKNKSFPNYGNIFIDVWTEEQWQEVKNSFLTEHPKMKWQLIYKRLLDIILASIAIFLLLPVLLTIALAVKLTSPGPILFCQTRLGTLGKPFVIYKFRTMVDGAINLGAGLNTFRGDPRVTPIGKFLREYHLDELPQLFNILRGDMSLVGPRPLLVASLFNYSDWQKKRLLMLPGLTAWEAVNGGLDNSLEQRINFDVWYVDNWSFWLDILIILRTIPVVLRKEGVYIKDANLSDSKTIDK; from the coding sequence ATGAAAAATAAATTTCAAAAAAATAAATCATTCCCGAATTATGGTAATATTTTTATAGATGTATGGACAGAAGAACAATGGCAGGAAGTTAAAAATTCATTTTTGACAGAGCATCCAAAAATGAAATGGCAACTAATATATAAGCGGTTATTAGATATTATTCTTGCCAGCATAGCCATCTTCCTTTTATTACCTGTTTTACTAACAATTGCCTTAGCAGTTAAATTAACTTCACCTGGCCCAATTTTATTTTGTCAAACACGCCTAGGAACCCTAGGAAAACCATTTGTGATTTATAAATTTCGCACAATGGTTGATGGCGCAATTAATCTCGGTGCTGGACTGAATACCTTTCGCGGAGATCCACGAGTTACTCCTATTGGTAAATTCTTGCGCGAATACCATCTTGATGAATTGCCACAACTATTTAATATTCTTCGTGGCGATATGAGTTTAGTAGGCCCTAGACCACTATTAGTTGCTAGCCTCTTCAACTACAGCGATTGGCAAAAGAAACGTTTATTAATGTTACCTGGGCTTACAGCTTGGGAAGCTGTTAATGGTGGCTTAGATAATAGCTTAGAACAGAGAATTAACTTTGATGTTTGGTATGTAGATAACTGGAGTTTTTGGTTAGATATATTAATTATCTTGCGAACGATTCCTGTAGTGCTTCGCAAGGAAGGAGTATATATCAAAGATGCAAATTTATCGGACAGTAAAACAATAGATAAATAG
- a CDS encoding WbqC family protein encodes MKIAVIHQAQFLPYLGFFHKLQQGDIFVVMDSVQFQRRGIQHRNRIKTANGVQWLTVPVFHRHRDEERINEMLINSELPWARKLWQTLVTNYARTPYFHQYAPELEQILNQDWRYLCELDMALIQWVMDVLHIHKPIVYMSALGVEGNKTELLINICQAVGADTYLSGVGGKRYMDLEAFAAAGIDLLWQEFAYPAYPQAFSELGFIPDLSILDTLFCCGAETRNFVGRDLVKL; translated from the coding sequence ATGAAAATAGCGGTAATTCACCAAGCACAATTTTTGCCCTACCTGGGATTCTTTCACAAACTACAACAAGGCGACATTTTTGTAGTTATGGATAGTGTGCAGTTTCAGCGGCGTGGAATTCAACACCGCAACAGAATTAAAACCGCTAATGGAGTGCAATGGCTAACTGTACCAGTGTTCCATCGCCACAGAGATGAAGAACGAATCAATGAGATGTTAATTAACTCAGAATTACCTTGGGCGCGAAAGCTTTGGCAAACTCTTGTCACAAATTATGCTCGTACTCCCTACTTTCATCAGTATGCGCCAGAACTGGAACAAATACTAAATCAAGATTGGCGTTATCTGTGTGAACTCGATATGGCACTGATTCAATGGGTGATGGATGTTTTACACATTCATAAACCGATTGTGTATATGTCTGCATTGGGTGTAGAAGGTAACAAAACAGAACTACTAATCAATATTTGTCAAGCGGTAGGTGCGGATACTTACTTATCTGGTGTGGGAGGTAAAAGATATATGGATTTAGAAGCTTTTGCGGCGGCGGGGATTGATTTACTTTGGCAAGAGTTCGCTTACCCAGCCTATCCTCAAGCCTTTTCGGAATTAGGCTTTATCCCTGACTTGTCAATTTTAGATACTCTTTTTTGTTGCGGTGCAGAAACGAGAAATTTTGTAGGGCGTGATTTAGTGAAGCTATGA
- a CDS encoding PIG-L deacetylase family protein: MKNNVLVIAPHADDEVLGCGGTIARHVDHGDEVHAVIVTCGDPDIYPAEVQLRLRQELKASHDILGISSVSFLDFLAPKLDIYPGYKLADAIGTAIRLLQPNIIYLPHRGDIHADHRLVYQATLVASRPINGCSVREIFCYETLSETEWAPPSGDEAFIPTVFVDITDYLEHKLKAMTCYQSQIKEPPHPRSLDAIAALAKLRGATVSLGAAEAFMLVRQIR; encoded by the coding sequence ATGAAAAACAATGTACTAGTTATTGCACCCCATGCAGATGATGAAGTTTTAGGTTGTGGAGGGACGATCGCACGTCATGTAGATCATGGGGATGAGGTTCACGCTGTTATAGTTACCTGTGGCGATCCAGATATTTATCCAGCAGAGGTACAGTTGCGACTCCGCCAAGAGTTAAAGGCATCTCACGATATTTTAGGGATATCCAGCGTCAGTTTTCTGGATTTTCTCGCTCCCAAGCTGGATATTTACCCAGGATATAAGTTAGCTGATGCTATTGGCACGGCAATTCGCTTACTGCAACCCAACATTATTTACTTGCCACATCGAGGTGATATTCATGCCGATCACCGACTCGTCTATCAAGCCACATTAGTTGCAAGTCGCCCCATTAATGGTTGTTCTGTGCGTGAGATTTTTTGTTATGAAACTCTTTCCGAAACAGAATGGGCACCCCCTTCCGGCGATGAGGCTTTTATCCCGACGGTATTTGTCGATATTACAGATTATTTAGAGCACAAGCTCAAAGCCATGACTTGCTATCAAAGCCAGATCAAAGAACCACCACATCCTCGTTCTTTAGATGCGATCGCAGCTTTAGCTAAGTTACGAGGTGCAACTGTTAGCCTGGGTGCGGCTGAAGCTTTTATGTTGGTACGTCAAATTCGTTAA
- a CDS encoding GNAT family N-acetyltransferase: MLNIQIIELNNPLWMQILQTVRHDIYHLPEYVYLESLRTNTTPQAIVISHGEKLFFLPYLLRRCHDFFADPTESPELFDVISPYGYPGILLSEAAASSPDFLELAMQELISRFRQQNICSAFVRLHPILNAGLEKVYPPHICQISGETIAVDLTLSAEEIWRQTRSDHRKDINRQKRYGLQAKIVDFDKYFADFLEIYYQTMQRVGAPQLYHFQQEYFRNLLHKLGSKLHLGIVEFECEIMCACLFTECSGIVQSYLSGTKNKFLKFSPDKLLFDYVRLWAKERGNKLLHLGGGYGGRKDGVYNFKAGFSQKSQNFLTLRLTINEERYAHLVELRAKALNSQVGTLLKSNFFPAYRSTVTN; this comes from the coding sequence ATGTTGAATATTCAAATTATCGAGTTAAATAACCCTTTGTGGATGCAGATTTTGCAAACCGTACGTCATGATATTTACCACTTACCAGAATATGTATATTTAGAATCCCTAAGAACTAATACTACTCCCCAGGCGATTGTCATTTCTCATGGAGAAAAACTATTTTTTTTACCTTATTTACTACGTCGCTGTCACGATTTTTTTGCTGATCCCACAGAAAGTCCAGAACTTTTTGATGTAATTTCTCCTTATGGCTATCCTGGGATTTTATTAAGTGAAGCTGCGGCTAGTTCACCAGATTTTCTCGAATTAGCAATGCAGGAATTAATATCTAGATTTAGACAGCAAAATATCTGTTCAGCCTTTGTCCGGTTACATCCTATACTAAATGCTGGATTGGAGAAAGTTTATCCTCCTCATATTTGCCAAATTAGTGGAGAAACAATAGCTGTAGATTTAACACTTTCTGCTGAAGAAATATGGCGGCAGACTCGCTCGGATCATCGTAAAGATATTAATCGCCAGAAACGTTATGGTTTGCAAGCTAAAATTGTTGATTTTGACAAATATTTTGCTGATTTTTTAGAAATCTATTATCAAACAATGCAACGAGTAGGCGCGCCTCAGCTATATCACTTTCAGCAAGAATATTTTAGGAATTTGTTACATAAATTAGGTAGCAAATTGCACTTAGGAATTGTAGAATTTGAATGTGAGATTATGTGCGCTTGTCTATTCACAGAATGTAGTGGAATAGTTCAATCTTACTTAAGTGGTACAAAAAATAAGTTTTTAAAATTTTCCCCAGATAAACTACTGTTTGATTATGTCAGGTTATGGGCAAAAGAACGGGGTAATAAACTTTTGCATCTAGGGGGTGGATATGGGGGAAGAAAAGATGGTGTTTACAATTTTAAAGCGGGTTTTTCACAAAAATCTCAGAATTTTTTGACGCTGAGATTAACCATTAATGAAGAAAGATATGCTCATCTAGTGGAGTTAAGAGCCAAAGCTTTAAATAGCCAAGTAGGAACCTTACTAAAATCAAATTTCTTTCCAGCTTATCGCTCTACTGTCACAAATTAG
- a CDS encoding 7-cyano-7-deazaguanine synthase encodes MSKANTLLQSFNFLLPQFLREDYSPYKCKVSINGINYNLRARRIHLQNQIKTWVNTGKNPFIKPVECQECLFDTRIPNIYIGSDGVCNMCMTYKKNFKQEILDSELQTFLHTPREEGGKIDAVVGFSGGKDSAVSLITARQKFGLDVTAVLVQNGFIPEQVIENGKKLCDKLGVELVVLNIDLAPYVKDMMDNNFKNGYPCYKCGDMFYKEIQDYCIKHRINRIIMGRNWWHWIEPEVRSTKWVTDEATGMKIQIFSLPFVLQLTEKDIYRILDDFGWSTVKIHGNSTNCILPGLVEYKVSQRLGYHPELQLLSREVITGFLDKEEAKHQLSDVKDNTETLEKLVNKKLEEINQRK; translated from the coding sequence ATGAGCAAAGCAAATACTTTATTACAAAGTTTCAATTTCTTACTTCCTCAATTCCTCCGGGAAGATTATTCTCCATATAAATGCAAAGTTTCTATTAACGGCATTAACTATAATCTTCGCGCGCGGAGAATACATTTACAAAATCAAATTAAAACTTGGGTAAATACAGGTAAGAATCCTTTTATTAAGCCTGTAGAATGCCAAGAATGTTTATTCGATACGCGGATACCAAACATCTACATCGGCTCTGATGGTGTTTGTAATATGTGCATGACTTACAAAAAGAATTTCAAACAAGAAATTCTAGATAGCGAATTACAAACGTTTTTGCATACTCCCAGAGAAGAGGGTGGCAAGATTGATGCAGTTGTGGGTTTTTCCGGTGGTAAGGATAGTGCAGTTTCTCTGATTACAGCACGACAAAAATTTGGATTAGATGTAACGGCTGTTTTAGTTCAAAATGGATTTATTCCTGAGCAGGTAATTGAAAATGGTAAAAAGTTGTGCGATAAATTAGGGGTGGAATTAGTTGTACTAAATATTGACCTAGCACCTTATGTAAAAGACATGATGGATAATAACTTTAAAAATGGTTATCCATGCTATAAGTGCGGGGATATGTTTTACAAAGAAATTCAAGATTATTGTATAAAACATCGTATCAATCGCATAATTATGGGGCGTAACTGGTGGCACTGGATAGAACCAGAAGTACGTTCTACAAAGTGGGTGACAGATGAAGCGACAGGGATGAAAATACAAATATTTTCTCTGCCATTTGTGTTGCAATTAACTGAGAAGGATATTTATAGAATCCTAGATGACTTTGGCTGGTCAACAGTAAAAATTCATGGTAATAGTACTAATTGTATTCTGCCGGGATTAGTAGAATACAAAGTTAGTCAAAGATTAGGCTATCATCCAGAATTACAGTTGCTTTCGCGAGAAGTTATTACTGGTTTTTTGGATAAAGAAGAAGCTAAACACCAACTCTCAGATGTTAAAGATAATACAGAAACTCTTGAGAAGTTGGTTAACAAGAAGCTAGAAGAAATTAACCAGAGAAAGTAG
- a CDS encoding peptidoglycan bridge formation glycyltransferase FemA/FemB family protein yields MNIQVIDLESNYWREILQNIKHDFYQIPEYFALEAMRNKAVAEAIFISENDKILFAPYLLRNCDDLGVETSIPIESIDIVSPYGYPGILLSDAAKITPDFVETAIKKLNFVLKDKGVCSAFFRLHPIINHNFNEVLHNQDILTFNGKTVYINLHLSEEQIWNQTKRDRRKKINNCVQVGLTARMVNFDEYLEQFIAIYQETMQRVAAAEIYYSFNAQYFKKMKDVLKEKLHLCIVEIDNQVASAGLYTEYSGIVQSVFRGTSSKFITLSPGSLEINYVRFWAKNRSNHIFHLGGGLGGATTNLYNFKASFSKLRHNFLTMRLILDEEKYLELVNLQAKTLNLDLKTILNSHFFPAYRYQEI; encoded by the coding sequence ATGAATATTCAGGTAATTGATTTAGAAAGCAATTATTGGCGAGAAATATTGCAAAATATCAAACATGACTTTTATCAAATTCCTGAATATTTTGCCTTAGAAGCAATGAGGAATAAAGCTGTTGCTGAAGCCATCTTCATCTCTGAAAATGACAAAATTTTATTTGCGCCTTATTTGCTACGTAATTGTGATGATTTAGGGGTAGAGACATCGATACCTATAGAAAGTATTGATATAGTTTCACCTTATGGCTATCCAGGTATTTTGTTAAGTGATGCAGCTAAGATTACACCAGATTTTGTAGAAACTGCTATTAAAAAGTTAAATTTTGTTTTGAAAGATAAGGGTGTATGTTCAGCTTTTTTTCGCCTACATCCGATTATCAATCATAATTTCAATGAGGTTTTGCACAATCAGGATATTTTAACTTTTAACGGTAAGACCGTATATATTAACTTGCATCTTTCTGAAGAACAAATTTGGAATCAAACCAAGCGCGATCGCCGCAAGAAAATTAACAACTGTGTGCAAGTAGGTTTAACAGCAAGAATGGTAAATTTTGATGAATATCTTGAGCAATTTATCGCAATTTATCAAGAAACAATGCAGCGAGTAGCAGCAGCGGAAATTTACTATTCTTTTAATGCTCAATATTTTAAAAAAATGAAAGATGTGCTAAAGGAGAAATTACATTTATGTATAGTTGAAATTGATAATCAAGTAGCATCTGCTGGGTTATATACCGAATATAGCGGCATAGTGCAGAGTGTTTTTCGAGGAACTAGCAGTAAGTTTATTACACTTTCTCCAGGTTCCTTAGAAATTAATTATGTCCGATTTTGGGCTAAAAACCGTAGTAATCATATTTTTCATTTAGGAGGTGGATTAGGTGGTGCTACAACAAATCTTTATAATTTCAAAGCGAGTTTTTCTAAACTCCGGCATAACTTTTTAACAATGCGGCTAATTCTCGATGAAGAAAAATATCTTGAATTAGTTAACTTACAAGCGAAGACTTTAAATCTTGATTTGAAAACCATACTCAATTCTCACTTTTTTCCTGCCTATCGTTATCAGGAAATATAG
- a CDS encoding class I SAM-dependent methyltransferase: MASAVKIYSPKEMYSTVEFNFWAYKEYSLSSSDKYLIATYLDENLKTLEAGTGGGRIISCMREGGFTNLYAFDYVPNFVEIAKRRDMTNSINFAVEDAVSLSYGDNEFEQLVYLQQVLCNIEDETGRFNAFKEAYRILKPGGTVIFSLLNFDSRAKSLLYLPYLAYLRLLRKLTHVNRSIQYLPQLKYAGNTNLQSLLDQPPYLYWYRVEEAYQIIKAANFEILALGSNFQINQGKLSTSLEAFLQEPNQGMLYFVCTK; this comes from the coding sequence ATGGCTAGTGCAGTTAAAATATATAGCCCAAAAGAAATGTATAGCACGGTAGAATTTAACTTTTGGGCATATAAGGAATATTCTTTATCATCTTCTGATAAATATTTGATAGCCACCTATTTAGATGAAAATTTGAAAACATTAGAGGCTGGTACAGGAGGAGGCAGAATAATTTCCTGCATGAGAGAAGGAGGATTCACCAATCTATATGCTTTCGATTATGTCCCTAATTTTGTTGAAATAGCGAAACGAAGAGATATGACTAATAGCATTAATTTTGCTGTTGAGGATGCAGTATCATTAAGTTATGGTGATAATGAATTTGAGCAATTAGTTTATCTGCAACAAGTACTTTGTAATATTGAAGATGAAACTGGCAGATTTAATGCTTTTAAAGAGGCATATCGGATTTTAAAACCAGGCGGCACAGTAATATTCTCATTGCTGAATTTTGATAGTCGAGCCAAAAGTTTATTGTACTTACCTTATTTAGCCTATTTACGCTTATTAAGGAAACTTACTCATGTCAATCGCTCAATACAATATCTACCGCAATTGAAGTATGCAGGAAATACTAACTTGCAATCGCTACTCGATCAACCACCATATTTATATTGGTATCGAGTCGAAGAAGCATATCAAATTATCAAAGCAGCAAATTTTGAGATACTTGCACTGGGTTCCAATTTTCAAATAAATCAAGGCAAATTATCGACTTCTCTAGAAGCTTTTCTCCAAGAACCAAATCAGGGAATGCTGTATTTTGTTTGTACTAAATAG
- a CDS encoding DegT/DnrJ/EryC1/StrS family aminotransferase gives MKPILLSPPHMGDRELEFVKEAFATNWIAPVGPHIDAFEQEFCQVIGAPYAAAVSSGTAAIHLALRLVGVQPGDEVFCSTLTFAATANPITYLGAKPVFIDCDRISWNMNPDLLWGTLERRARIGNLPKAVIVVHLYGQSADIDPILEACNHFGIPLIEDAAESLGATYKGRATGSFGRIGIFSFNGNKIITTSGGGMLVSHDSQLIEKARFLATQARDRAPHYQHSEIGYNYRLSNVLAGIGRGQLQVLSERVTARRRNFKIYQQALGKLPGIEFMPEVGFGQATRWLTCLTIDPKAFGADREQIRLALAEQQIESRPVWKPLHLQPVFADCECIGGAVSEDLFTRGLCLPSGSNLTDADLERVISAIATIHHQNSTTNLRNHLSSC, from the coding sequence ATGAAACCAATTCTCCTGTCACCGCCTCACATGGGCGATCGCGAGTTAGAATTCGTCAAGGAAGCATTTGCAACTAACTGGATTGCGCCAGTAGGGCCGCATATCGATGCTTTTGAACAGGAATTTTGTCAAGTCATAGGAGCACCTTATGCTGCGGCTGTGAGTTCGGGAACGGCGGCGATTCATTTGGCTTTGCGATTGGTGGGGGTACAGCCTGGGGATGAAGTCTTTTGTTCTACTTTGACGTTTGCGGCTACAGCTAACCCCATTACTTATTTAGGTGCAAAGCCAGTTTTTATTGACTGCGATCGCATTTCTTGGAATATGAATCCCGATCTATTATGGGGAACGTTGGAACGCCGCGCCAGAATTGGTAATTTACCTAAAGCTGTGATTGTGGTTCACCTATATGGTCAAAGTGCAGATATTGACCCCATTTTAGAAGCTTGCAATCATTTTGGCATACCCTTAATTGAAGATGCAGCCGAATCTTTAGGTGCTACTTATAAAGGACGTGCCACTGGAAGTTTCGGACGCATCGGTATTTTTTCCTTTAACGGCAATAAAATTATTACCACTTCTGGCGGTGGGATGTTAGTCTCTCATGATTCCCAACTAATAGAGAAAGCGCGGTTTTTGGCTACCCAAGCCCGCGATCGCGCTCCCCATTACCAACATTCAGAAATCGGTTACAATTATCGTCTCAGCAACGTTTTGGCGGGAATTGGTAGGGGTCAATTGCAGGTTTTATCTGAACGAGTTACAGCCCGCAGACGCAACTTTAAAATTTATCAACAAGCTTTAGGAAAGCTACCAGGAATCGAATTTATGCCAGAAGTGGGTTTTGGTCAAGCTACTCGCTGGCTTACTTGCTTGACAATCGACCCCAAAGCCTTTGGTGCAGATCGAGAACAAATCCGCCTCGCCCTTGCAGAACAGCAAATTGAATCCCGTCCTGTGTGGAAGCCTTTGCATCTACAACCTGTATTTGCTGACTGTGAATGTATCGGTGGTGCGGTGTCTGAAGATTTATTTACCAGAGGTCTTTGTTTACCTTCAGGTTCCAATTTAACCGACGCAGATTTAGAACGGGTAATCAGTGCGATCGCCACAATTCACCATCAAAATTCTACAACTAATTTACGAAATCACCTTTCATCTTGTTAA